In Pseudonocardia sp. DSM 110487, the sequence TCCGCCAGCTCGGGCCGACCGGGCACGTGCTCGACCAGCCGGTCGACGTCGACTGCGCCCGGCTCGTCGGGTTCACGAACCTACTGCCACCCGCAGTGACCGGCCGCGGGGCGCTCCTCGCCGCGCGGCCCGAACACTGCTCGATCGGCGAGACCGACGGGCTGCGGATCCCCGGCACGGTACGGCGGGTCGTCCCGCTCGGTGGCGCCACCCGCGTGGACGTGGACACCGCGGCGGGCACCCTCGCCTGCCGGGCGCCCGACGCCGAGGGAGTGGAGCTCGGCCGCGCCGTCACGGTCGCGGTAGCGGAGGCCGAGCTGCGCACGATTCCGACGAACGGCGCGTTGGTCGGATAGGTTCCGACGAACGCGCCGTTCGTCGGAAGGGTCAGGAGAGTGCGCGCGCCTCGGGCTCGCTCGTGAGGTCCATCCGGGACGTCTCTCCCAGTGCCAGGATGCAGCCGACGCTCACCAGGCAGCAGGCCGCGATGATCGTGGCGACCACAGCAGGGTTCCCGGTTCCGGCGAGCACCCCGGCGAACACCACGGGTGCGAGCCCGGCGCCGATGCCGGCGATCTGGTAGCCCAGCGATGCCCCGGTGTAGCGCGATCGGGTGGGGAAGAGCTCGCTGTATAGGGCGGCGAGCGGCCCGTACATGGACGCGTGCACCACGCCCTGCCCGATCACCACCGCGAGCACCAGCAGCGCCGTGGAACCGCTGTCGATCAGCGGGAAGATCAGGAACGCCCATCCGGCCATCGCGACCGCACCGGCGAGCACGATCGGACGTCTCCCCAGCCGGTCCGACAGCGCGGAGAACCCGATGATCCCGAAGATCGCGACCACCGACGAGACCGTCAACGCGTTCAGCACGGTGGGACGGGCGAAGCCGGCCTGCACCGCGTAGGAGATCACGAACACCGTGAGCGTTCCCTGCGCGACGAACGCGCCGAACCCGATGCCCACCGAGAGCAGGAGGGCGCGTGGGTGCTGGGTCAGCACGTCCAGCAGAGGCGGGCGCGCCGACGCGGCCGCGGCCGCCGCGGTGAACACCGGTGTCTCGTCCACCCTCGCGCGCACGAACAGGCCGATCGCGATCAGCACGGCGCTGAGCAGGAACGGGATCCGCCAGCCCCAGGCCAGGAACTGCTCCTCACCCGTGGCGGAAGCGGCGAGCGCGAGCACCAGCGTGGAGAGCACCATCCCACTCGGCGCGCCCGCGTTGGTGAAGCTCGCCCACAGGCCTCTGCGGGTGGTGGCGTGCTCGGCCGACATCAGCACGGCCCCGCCCCACTCGCCGCCGACCGCGACGCCCTGCGCGATGCGCAGCACGACGAGCAGCACCGGCGCCAGCGCCCCGACCTGCGCGTACGTCGGCAGCAGGCCGATGAGCACGCTCGCAACGCCCATCAACCCCATCGTGAGGATGAGCATCCGCTTGCGGCCGAGCCGGTCGCCGTAGTGGCCGAACAGCACACCGCCGAGCGGCCGGGCGAGGTAGCCGGTGGCCAGTGTGCCGAAGCTCGCGACCGTGCCGACCAGTGGGTCGAGCGCGGAGAAGAAGACCTTGTTGAAGACGACCGCCGAGGCGGTGGCGTAGAGGAGGAAGTCGTAGTACTCGATGACGCTGCCCAGGTAGCTCGACGCCACCGCGCGGCGAAGCTGGGTGCGAGAGCGTGGTTCGGTCATGCGGGGGCCTCCTTGCCGCGGTCCGCTGGGGCGAATGTAAGCATTCCTGTCACGGCGGTCAATAATGTGCCCAACATCGTTGCGCATCTACGCTTCCCCGATGTCGTCAGAGGAGCAGCCGGACGCAGCCCGGCCGCAGTCGCTGCTGCTGACGTTCTTCGGCGGGTACCTGCTCGGCCGCGGCGTCCACGTGGCGACGAGCGCGGTGATCGACGTGCTGGACCGCGTCGGTGTCTCCGAGCACGCCACCCGCTCGACGCTCTCCCGGATGGCGCGCCGCGACCTGCTGCACCGCGTCCGCCGGGGACGGAAGGCCTACCTCGGCCTCACCCCGCGCTCCCGCGAGGTGCTCCACGACGGCGACGTGCGTATGTGGCGCACCGAGGTGGTGCACGACGGGTGGGACGGCACCTGGACCCTGCTGTCGTTCAGCCTGCCCGACTCATGGCAGCGGCAGCGGCACGAGCTGCGCTCCCGGCTGCTCTGGGCCGGGTTCGGCCCGCTGCAGGGCGGGCTGTGGATCGCCCCGTCGCCCGTCGACTTCGCCGTGATCGGCGCGGGGCTGGAGGCGGCGGCGCACGTCAAGGTGTTCGCGGCCAGCGCGCTGCCGCCGACCGATGTCGACGCCCTCGTGCGGGACGCGTGGGACCTCGACGCGATCGCAGGCCGTTACCGCGGTTTCCTGGAGCGGTGGTCCGACCCGAGGCGGCGCCCCGCCTTCCCCGACGCCCTGGCCACCCAGCTCGTCCTGCAGACCGAGTGGCTGCAGGTGATCCGCCGCGACCCCAGGCTGCCCGCGCAGCACCTCCCGGCGGGCTGGCCCGCCGAGCCCGCGTGGCGGCTGTTCCGCGCGCTCTACGCCGAGCTGGACCCGCAGGCGCGGGCCGCGGTGGCCGCGCTCGACGTCATCCCCGACGAGGAGGCCGGGCGGAGCTGACGGGCGTACGTCGCTCGGCGACGAGCGCGCCCGTTCGTCGGAAGGGCCCGGCTACCGGGCCGGGCCGTCGGCCAGTGCGCTGCGGCAGCGGTTGAGGTAGTCGCGCAGCTCGGCGCGCTCGCCGGCCGTCAGTCCGTCGAGCATCCGCTCCTCGAGGGCCCGTACCTGCGACTCCATGCGCTCGAGCAGCTCCTGCCCCGCGGGTGTGAGGCTGATCAAGAGGCGGCGGGCGTGGCGGGGGTCGCGGTGGCGGGTCACGAGGTCCCGGCGCTCGAGCGCGGTGACCATGTCGCCCATCGACTGCGGCGTGACGAACGCGTTGCGGGCGAGCTCGGCGCTGGTGAGCCCGTCGCGGCGGGCGAGGACGGTGAGGGCGGTGTACTGCAGCACCGTGGTGCCGGACGGTCGCAGCAGCTCGTCGAGGTGGGCCCGCACGGCCAGCTCGACCTGCTTGACGGCGTAGAGCAGTGACGGGCCCTCCGCCGGATCGGCCGTCATACCGGACAGCGTATGTGCACGCCTGCCTCGCATGATCGGCCGTCCCGCCCGGCGCGGGGTAGGGTCAGCGGGTCAGGTCGGGCGGGCACTCCGTGTGCGCCTCGTGCAGATCGCCGCCTGACGCACGGTCGCGCCGACACGCTCTGGCCAGTGCAGGCCAGCTCCGGCGGGACGATCGAGGGAGCACGGACGCATGCGAAGGACCGGAAGCTCTTCCCATCCCCACGAGAACGGCAGGTTCGCCGCCGCACAGGCCGCCGCCACAGTCGAGAACGATTTGCAGAACCGGCGAGCCGCCCGCGTCGTCGCGGGCCGGGCGATCGACGCCATCGACTGCGCGGAGATGCTGGCGATGCTCGGTCTCGACGGCAGCCCGGAGCGCGGCAGGCGCTGAGCTTCCTTCTCGTGCCGCGGGCGCCGGCGCTACCGTCGGCGATCATGAAGGCCGTCGTGTACGACCAGCCCCGCAGCTTCACCGTCACCGAGGTACCCGACCCGCATGCGGGCCAGGGGGAGGTGCGGCTGCGGGTGGTGCTCGCGGGTGTCTGCGGCACCGACGCCCATCTGCACGACGGGCAGTTCGACCCGGTCTACCCGCTCACGCCGGGGCACGAGATCGTCGGTGAGGTCGACGAGGTGGGCGATGACGTCACCGGGCTGCGGGTCGGGCAGCAGGTCGTGCTGGACAACATGCGGTCCTGCGGCCTGTGCAGCAGCTGCCGGCGGGCCCGTCCGGCGTTCTGCCACGCGCTTGTGGCGCAGGGGGTGAACGCGCCGGGCGGGTTCGCGGAGTACATCGTGGCGGCCGCAGGCAAGTGCCATCCCGCCGACGACCTCGCGCCCGCGGCCGCCGTGCTCACCGAGCCCACGGCGTGCGTCATGCACGGCCTGGACGTGCTGGAGCTGCCGCCAGGCAGCGACGTGGTGGTCTTCGGGGCGGGCCCGACCGGATTGCTGCTGGCGCAGCTGCTGCGCCACGCGGGTGCCAACCGGGTCACGGTGGCCGCGCCGACCGTCGCGAAGCTGGAGCTCGCCGCCCGGCACGGCGCCGACGAGACGGTGCGGATGGACCGCGAGCGCCCGGACGCGGCCCTCGCCCGGTTGCGGGAGCTGGCGCCGGAGGGGTTCGACGTGGTCGTCGACGCGACCGGCGCCGTCGGCGTGCTCGAGCAGTGCCTGCCGCTCACGCGCGACGGCGGCACGGTGTTCGTCTACGGGATGACCGACGAGAAGGACCGGCTCACGGTGTCGCCGTACGAGGTGTTCCGCCGCGAGCTGATGATCAAGGGCTCGTTCAGCCAGGCGTACAGCTTCGATCGCGCGCTGCAGGCGCTGCGTACCGGCCGGGTGGCGACCGACGGCATCGTGACGCACACGTTCGCCCTGGACGACTACGCCGACGCGCTGGCCGCGCTGGGCGACCGGGGATGTGTGAAGGCGGTCGTGCGGCCCTGACGGTCAGCGGAGCGAGCGGGCCAGCCTCGCGCTCGCCGACTCCATGTGGGCGCCCATCGCCGTCGCGGCAGCATCGGGGTCCTTGCGCGCGACGGCCTCGAACACCGCCACGTGCTCGGCCAGGGTGGCCGTCGTGTCGCCGTCGGCCCCGACCGCCCGCTGGATCCACACCCGCAGCAGGGCGCGCACGCTGTGCAGGATGTCGCGAAGCACGGTGTTGCCGGCGATCCGGGCGACCTCAAGGTGGAACTCGACGTCGGCCTCGATGAACGCCGGGACGGACTCCGCGGTCTCCCGCATCCGGTCCAGGCATGCGTGCAGACGGGCGACGTCGTCGTCGGTGGCGCGCTGCGCGGCCAGCCGGGCGGTGACCGTCTCCAGGTGCTGGCGGGTCTCGACGAGGTCGCGGGTGTGGCGCTCGCCCAGCATCAGGCCCCAGTCGATCGCCTGGGGGAGCAGGTCGGAGATCGTCCCGCGCACGTAGGTGCCCGAGCCGACGCGCACCTCGACGAGCCCGAGCACCTCGAGCACGGCGATCGCCTCGCGGATGGCCGACCGGCCCACCCCGAGCGACTCGGCGAGCCGCCGCTCGGACGGCAGCCGGGAGCCGGCCCGGCCCGCCGTCACCTCCTCGAGGAGGCGGCGGGCGACCTGGCTCACCGGACTGTCGCGCCGGATCGGCGCCGGGCCGTCGAGCACTCGTCAGCCCTTCGCCGCCGACCGGATCGCCGTGAGCCCGGCGGCGAGCGCCTGCTGGTAGAGCCACAGGTCGCCGTTGTAGGCCAGCAGCGAGAAGCCACGGCCGATCAGGTCGGTGGCCTGCTCGACCGACGTCGGCATGAACCCGGCGATCGTGCCGGTGTCGGCCGCGGCCTTCGCGACGCGGTCGAGCGCGGCGAGGTAGTCGGGGTGGTCGAACTGCCCGGGGATGCCCATCGAGTTGGTGAGGTCGAAGTGCCCGACCCACACGACGTCGACGCCGGGCACCGCCGCGATCTCGTCGACGGCCTCGAGCCCCGCGACCGTCTCGATCTGGCAGATCACCACGTTGTCGCTGTTGGCCTTGCGCATCGTGGCGACGTTGTCGCCGCCGCGGTAGTCGTCGTGCGCCACGCCGAAGGCGGCGCCGCGGCTGCCGTCCGGCGGGTACTTCGCCCAGTCCACGAGCTGCGCGGCCACCTCGGCGGAACCGACCATCGGCGCCATGATCCCGCTCGCCCCGACGTCGAGGGCCCGGCTCACCGTGGTGCGGTCGAACGCCGACGGGATCCGGATCCAGGCCGGGACGCCGGTGGGACGGGTGGTGGCCACGAGCCCGCCGAGCGTCTCCCAGCCCCAGCCGGTGTGCTCGGCGTCGTAGAGCACGAACTCGGCGCCCGCGTGCGCGGCGAGCCGGCCGATGCCGTTCGTGGCGAACTCGAACACGAACGTCCCGAGCGCGAGCTCGCCCGACCTGGCCTTCTCGATCACGGGCAGGGTCACGGGTGTCCGCCTTCCTCTCGTCGGTGAGTGCCCGGCCAACTTAGCAACCGGTTGACCAATTTCCGAGGCCCTGGTTACGGTCGCCGCGACCCACCACCGAGAGGACCAGCTGATGGCGAGCACGTTCCAGGTCGGGCTCACGGGGGACTTCCGCACCCCGGACGGGCGGATCGGCTGGGGCGACATCGGGTTGTCGCTGCTCGCGGACGCGCCCGGAGTGGCCTACCGGTTCCTGGACGTCACGGCGGGGGAGATCCCGCCCGAGCAGCTGGCCGGCCTCGACGCGCTGATCGGGCTCCTGCCCCGCGTCACCGCGCGCTCGGTGGAGAAGGCCGACCGGCTGCGGGTCGTCGCCCGGTTCGGGGTGGGTTACGACAACGTGGACGTCGCCGCGCTCACCGCGCACGGCACGTTGCTCACGATCACGCGTGACGCGGTGGCGCGGCCGGTCGCGCAGGCCGCGCTCGCCCTGATGCTCGGGATCTCGCACCGCCTGCTCGACAAGGACCGGCTCGTGCGCGAGCACCGCTGGCAGGACCGGCTCGACTTCATGGGCACCGGCCTCACCGGGCGCACCGTCGGGTTCGTGGGCTGGGGCAACGTCGGGCGCACGGTCAGCGGCCTCCTCGCGCCGCTCGGGATGCACCAGACCGCCCACGACCCGTATGCCGACCCCGCGGCAGCCGCCGCGGCGGGCGTCGAGCTCGGGGACCTGCACACCGTGCTCGGCGGGGCCGACTTCGTGGTCGTCACCGCGGCGCTCACCGACCAGACCCGCAACCTCGTCGACGCGGCGGCGATCGCCCGCATGAAGCCGTCGGCGTTCCTCGTCAACGTCGCCCGCGGGCCCATCGTCGACCAGGACGCGCTGGCCGCCGCGCTGACGGAGGGCCGCATCGCAGGAGCGGCGCTCGACGTCTTCCGCGACGAACCGCCCGCGGCGGGCGACCTGATCCTGACGGCGCCGAACACGCTGTTCAGCCCGCACGCCACCTGCTGGACCGACGAACTCGGGCTGGCGAACGGCACGAGCGCGATCCGGGCCGTGCTCGACGTGCGCGACGGCCGGCGTCCCGCGCACGTGGTCAACCCGGAGGCGTACGCCCACCCGGCCCTGAGCGATCTCCGCTAGGCGGTGACGGTCGCGACAGCGACCATCTACACCCGATACCGGCTGGTCAGCGCGGTGATCAAGGGCTGATGGTCGCGATCGGAGATCATCTAGCGACCATTTCGCCTTGATCGCCGCATTTGTCCCCGGAATGGCGGCTTGATCGGCAGTTCGGCCCGTTTCCGGGTCGTTTTCGCCCGTTTTCGCGCCGAGGCCTCGATCATGTCCGTCGGACCGCCTCCGGTGGCGCCGCGCGCCCATCTGGGCAGGCCTGTGGCCTGCCCGTGCTGCTGCCCAGAGGGGTCGCAGAGGCTCGCCTGTCAAGGGTCGCGCAGCGATCGCGAAGCGACGCGGAGCGCCCTTGACAGGGGAGGGGCGGCCCCGCACGATGCGCGGCGCCACCGGAGGCCCTGCGGCCCGGCGGCTTGCTGAGGGCCCGCGCCACCGAAGGCGCCCACAACCACGGCGGGTCTACACCCCGCCCGACCAGGCTCGGCGAACGAATGTGGCCACCGCACTAGCGATGCCCACCTCCGAAGCTAGAGTCTCGATACGCTCCGGCGCGGGGCGCCTCCGCTACTCGACCAGCGGGTTCTAGAACACGATCTTCTCGAACGGCCACGGCCGGAGCGGGAAGACGGGCGTGCCCTCGGCACGCATGGCCGCCGGATCCAGTTCGTCGGGCCACGAGTACTGGTAGACGTCGTAGCTGTTGGTGGTGGTGCCCGGGTCCGTCGGCGTGCCGTCCAGCGCCAGCGGGCTGGTGTCCGCCATCACCGCGTAGGCGGGCAGCAGGGTCTGCGGGTCGACGAAGTACCGCATCGTGCGGCCCTGCGTCTCGTCGAAGTCGATGCTGTACGGGTAGTCGTACGGGTTGTTGCCGGTCTGCGCGAACGCGGCGTTGAGGAACGCGCCACCCATCCTCGTCTCGCCGTCGCCCCGCGGGTCCTGCGGTCGCAGGGCGACGTCGAGCTGGATGTATCGCCTCCCGTCGCTGCCCTCCACCGTCGTCGGCGGCGACACCTCGATCAGGCCGGGCACCCCGTCCAGGTAGGAGATGAAGGCGTTCATCTGCTCCGCCGAGAGGCCCGCGGGGGCGATCCCGTCGCCCGCGAACGAGTTCGCGACGAGCTTGCCGGGCCGCATCCGGTCGGCGCAGTTGTCGTAGCCGTCCGGACCGGCCGCCGACCTCACGTCCCACCTCGCCGGGAAGCCGAAGACCTCGTTCTCCGGCTGGTACGACGCGTACTGGTCGTTGCCGAGGCACCGGAGCAGGACGTAGTCCGAGTCCGGGGTTCCGTCCCCGGTGATACCGGACGACTCGTCGATGAAGGCCTTGGTCCGCCAGTCGATGCCGATGCGGTGGGTCACGGGGTTCGCCGGGAACGCGTCCTCGTACTCCTCGGCGGTGCTCCAGTTGCGCGCGACCATGTCGGTGACCGGGCGGGTGCCCTGCCGCGCCAGCACCGCCCAGTACAGCTGCCGGGCGTCGACCGTGGCCAGTGCCGCGTCGTCGACCGTGGGGCCGGGGGTGAGGCCCTGCACGTCGGTGGGGTACTCGTCGACGTCCCCCGCTGCGACGTGCACCCGCCATCTCGCCGGATCCGTCGCCGAGCCCGAGCCGAGGTCCTTCGTGCCCGCGCTCTTGAGCGCGTCCGCCACGACGGGGGTGCCGACGATCGCGAGCAGGATCACGGCCGTCGCGGCGATGATCCCGGTGCGCTTCCTCCGGGGCGGTGGCGGCAGCGGTCCGTAACCGGGGGGCAGCGGGAAGTAGCCGGGACCGGGTGGCTGCCCATGCCCCTGCGGCGGTTGCGGATACATGGGCGTCGCCCCCGACGTCGTTAGCCCGATCGGGGGAATAGTAGCCGCCCGATCGGGGAGGGTCAGCGCAGGGCGAAGCCGCCGTCGATCAACAGCTCGGTGCCGCAGCAGAACCCCGAGTCCGCGCTGAGGAAGTACTCCACGGCCTTCG encodes:
- a CDS encoding MFS transporter — protein: MTEPRSRTQLRRAVASSYLGSVIEYYDFLLYATASAVVFNKVFFSALDPLVGTVASFGTLATGYLARPLGGVLFGHYGDRLGRKRMLILTMGLMGVASVLIGLLPTYAQVGALAPVLLVVLRIAQGVAVGGEWGGAVLMSAEHATTRRGLWASFTNAGAPSGMVLSTLVLALAASATGEEQFLAWGWRIPFLLSAVLIAIGLFVRARVDETPVFTAAAAAASARPPLLDVLTQHPRALLLSVGIGFGAFVAQGTLTVFVISYAVQAGFARPTVLNALTVSSVVAIFGIIGFSALSDRLGRRPIVLAGAVAMAGWAFLIFPLIDSGSTALLVLAVVIGQGVVHASMYGPLAALYSELFPTRSRYTGASLGYQIAGIGAGLAPVVFAGVLAGTGNPAVVATIIAACCLVSVGCILALGETSRMDLTSEPEARALS
- a CDS encoding PaaX family transcriptional regulator C-terminal domain-containing protein, whose translation is MSSEEQPDAARPQSLLLTFFGGYLLGRGVHVATSAVIDVLDRVGVSEHATRSTLSRMARRDLLHRVRRGRKAYLGLTPRSREVLHDGDVRMWRTEVVHDGWDGTWTLLSFSLPDSWQRQRHELRSRLLWAGFGPLQGGLWIAPSPVDFAVIGAGLEAAAHVKVFAASALPPTDVDALVRDAWDLDAIAGRYRGFLERWSDPRRRPAFPDALATQLVLQTEWLQVIRRDPRLPAQHLPAGWPAEPAWRLFRALYAELDPQARAAVAALDVIPDEEAGRS
- a CDS encoding D-isomer specific 2-hydroxyacid dehydrogenase family protein, with translation MASTFQVGLTGDFRTPDGRIGWGDIGLSLLADAPGVAYRFLDVTAGEIPPEQLAGLDALIGLLPRVTARSVEKADRLRVVARFGVGYDNVDVAALTAHGTLLTITRDAVARPVAQAALALMLGISHRLLDKDRLVREHRWQDRLDFMGTGLTGRTVGFVGWGNVGRTVSGLLAPLGMHQTAHDPYADPAAAAAAGVELGDLHTVLGGADFVVVTAALTDQTRNLVDAAAIARMKPSAFLVNVARGPIVDQDALAAALTEGRIAGAALDVFRDEPPAAGDLILTAPNTLFSPHATCWTDELGLANGTSAIRAVLDVRDGRRPAHVVNPEAYAHPALSDLR
- a CDS encoding HpcH/HpaI aldolase/citrate lyase family protein gives rise to the protein MTLPVIEKARSGELALGTFVFEFATNGIGRLAAHAGAEFVLYDAEHTGWGWETLGGLVATTRPTGVPAWIRIPSAFDRTTVSRALDVGASGIMAPMVGSAEVAAQLVDWAKYPPDGSRGAAFGVAHDDYRGGDNVATMRKANSDNVVICQIETVAGLEAVDEIAAVPGVDVVWVGHFDLTNSMGIPGQFDHPDYLAALDRVAKAAADTGTIAGFMPTSVEQATDLIGRGFSLLAYNGDLWLYQQALAAGLTAIRSAAKG
- a CDS encoding zinc-dependent alcohol dehydrogenase family protein, with the translated sequence MKAVVYDQPRSFTVTEVPDPHAGQGEVRLRVVLAGVCGTDAHLHDGQFDPVYPLTPGHEIVGEVDEVGDDVTGLRVGQQVVLDNMRSCGLCSSCRRARPAFCHALVAQGVNAPGGFAEYIVAAAGKCHPADDLAPAAAVLTEPTACVMHGLDVLELPPGSDVVVFGAGPTGLLLAQLLRHAGANRVTVAAPTVAKLELAARHGADETVRMDRERPDAALARLRELAPEGFDVVVDATGAVGVLEQCLPLTRDGGTVFVYGMTDEKDRLTVSPYEVFRRELMIKGSFSQAYSFDRALQALRTGRVATDGIVTHTFALDDYADALAALGDRGCVKAVVRP
- a CDS encoding FadR/GntR family transcriptional regulator, translating into MLDGPAPIRRDSPVSQVARRLLEEVTAGRAGSRLPSERRLAESLGVGRSAIREAIAVLEVLGLVEVRVGSGTYVRGTISDLLPQAIDWGLMLGERHTRDLVETRQHLETVTARLAAQRATDDDVARLHACLDRMRETAESVPAFIEADVEFHLEVARIAGNTVLRDILHSVRALLRVWIQRAVGADGDTTATLAEHVAVFEAVARKDPDAAATAMGAHMESASARLARSLR
- a CDS encoding MarR family winged helix-turn-helix transcriptional regulator; this translates as MTADPAEGPSLLYAVKQVELAVRAHLDELLRPSGTTVLQYTALTVLARRDGLTSAELARNAFVTPQSMGDMVTALERRDLVTRHRDPRHARRLLISLTPAGQELLERMESQVRALEERMLDGLTAGERAELRDYLNRCRSALADGPAR